The following are encoded in a window of Fimbriimonadaceae bacterium genomic DNA:
- a CDS encoding LegC family aminotransferase, which translates to MPSEALTRVPLSVPEIGGNEWAYVKECLDTGWVSSAGPFVDRFEREFAARLGVKHAVACASGTAALHVALICAGVRPGDLVLTSTVTFIASVNSIVYCGAEAVLIDADPRSWQMDVPGVVAYLETQCERRADGLYEKASGARVGAVMPVHILGCPVDMDPLMEVCGRLGVPVVEDATESLGATYRGKNVGTHGVSACFSFNGNKLLTTGGGGMIVTDDDETARRAKHLTTQAKLDEVEFVHDEVGFNYRLPNVAAAIGVAQLERLDEFLATKRRIADTYTHALAPLGFESQTPPEGAHSAWWLYTTKVPFESSRPAMRALHEAGVQTRPLWQPAHRSPAHPRLHRFACPVADELNARCLSLPCSVGLTEADQGRVVEVLRNLTR; encoded by the coding sequence ATGCCGTCTGAGGCGTTGACCCGGGTCCCGCTCAGCGTCCCCGAGATCGGGGGCAACGAATGGGCCTATGTCAAGGAGTGCCTCGACACCGGCTGGGTCTCGTCGGCGGGGCCGTTCGTCGACCGGTTCGAGCGTGAGTTTGCCGCCAGGTTAGGAGTCAAGCACGCGGTCGCTTGCGCCAGCGGCACCGCCGCCCTCCATGTCGCCCTTATCTGCGCCGGGGTGAGGCCAGGCGACCTTGTCCTCACATCGACGGTGACCTTCATCGCGTCAGTCAATTCGATCGTCTATTGCGGTGCCGAGGCCGTCCTGATCGACGCCGACCCACGTTCGTGGCAAATGGACGTTCCCGGCGTCGTCGCGTACCTCGAGACCCAATGCGAGCGACGGGCCGACGGCCTGTATGAAAAGGCCTCGGGAGCCCGGGTCGGGGCCGTCATGCCCGTGCACATCCTTGGGTGCCCGGTCGATATGGACCCCCTCATGGAGGTCTGCGGCCGTCTCGGCGTCCCGGTCGTCGAGGACGCCACCGAGAGTCTGGGCGCCACCTACCGCGGCAAGAACGTCGGCACCCACGGGGTGTCCGCCTGCTTCAGCTTCAACGGTAACAAACTCCTGACCACCGGCGGGGGTGGCATGATCGTCACCGACGACGACGAGACCGCCCGAAGGGCGAAGCACCTGACCACCCAGGCCAAGCTCGACGAAGTCGAGTTTGTCCATGACGAGGTCGGCTTCAACTACCGACTACCCAACGTGGCCGCCGCGATCGGCGTCGCCCAGTTGGAGCGTCTCGACGAGTTCCTCGCGACCAAGCGTCGGATCGCCGACACCTACACCCACGCCCTCGCCCCTCTGGGGTTTGAATCCCAAACACCGCCCGAAGGGGCCCACTCCGCATGGTGGCTCTACACCACCAAGGTGCCCTTCGAGTCGAGCCGCCCGGCGATGCGCGCCCTGCACGAGGCCGGTGTCCAGACCCGCCCCTTGTGGCAACCCGCCCACCGCAGCCCCGCCCATCCCCGACTCCACCGGTTCGCCTGCCCTGTCGCCGACGAGCTCAACGCGAGGTGCCTGAGCCTGCCCTGCTCGGTGGGCCTTACCGAGGCCGACCAAGGGCGCGTCGTCGAAGTCCTCCGCAACCTCACTAGGTAG
- a CDS encoding sugar transferase — protein MKRLFDIVCSTFFLVLLFPLMVLLAVWVSLDSPGGPFYRQRRVGKGGRVFTILKFRSMVSDADKKGSHRTSVGDARITRAGRILRKTSLDELPQFWNVLVGDMSLVGPRPDTPAQEADYTPEEWQKRCSVRPGITGLAQATKRSTATPQERLAADLEYAEAPSLALDFKILALTVKQVVSRGGY, from the coding sequence TTGAAGAGACTGTTTGACATTGTCTGCAGCACGTTTTTTTTGGTGTTGCTGTTTCCCTTGATGGTGTTGCTGGCGGTATGGGTTTCCCTAGACAGCCCTGGCGGGCCGTTCTACCGCCAAAGGCGCGTCGGTAAGGGGGGGCGCGTGTTCACGATCCTCAAGTTCCGTAGCATGGTCTCGGACGCGGACAAGAAAGGATCGCACCGCACGTCCGTGGGCGACGCCCGGATCACGCGGGCGGGACGGATCCTGCGCAAGACCAGCCTGGACGAACTGCCCCAGTTCTGGAACGTTCTGGTCGGCGACATGAGCCTGGTCGGGCCGCGGCCGGACACCCCGGCGCAAGAGGCCGACTACACCCCCGAAGAATGGCAAAAGCGGTGCAGCGTGAGGCCCGGCATCACCGGTCTTGCCCAAGCGACCAAGCGGAGCACCGCCACACCCCAGGAACGGCTGGCCGCGGACCTGGAGTACGCCGAGGCACCGTCATTGGCCCTTGACTTCAAGATATTGGCCCTGACGGTGAAGCAGGTTGTCTCGCGCGGGGGATACTAG
- the asnB gene encoding asparagine synthase (glutamine-hydrolyzing) translates to MCGVYGYFDRKGRGMPQALVDDMAVSLRHRGPDGRGEDHRGACAVGNMRLAIIDVEGGDQPFFSDDGAVSVVQNGEIYNYVELRRELAAAGVVFRTHSDTEVLLHLYLRHGAAFLDKLSGMFAIAVADRRTGTMLVARDPIGVKPLFLADDGDRVLFASEIKSLLRAGVPRQMDDEALHHYLSYGYVPAPWTLFKGVRHLMPGCLIEVSAHKTEVRRWWDLTKQEQRPWTIDEFKDTFQSLLSRSVEIRMRADVPFGAFLSGGLDSSTVVGLMGRHTDKPVRTFSIGFHDERFDESEYARQASDRFATDHTLDFVGPEIVADWAKAVYHCDQPHSDVSFLPTMRLSQLAVEHVKMVLTGDGGDELFGGYEKYTDFFVKDVAGLSDRQFGDTYHDHISLFTEDLKRSLYSPAQRRVASDWDTRTVTRAALDQVPHWDRRNQAMWLDVALLLPGNNLVKPDRMAMAVSLEAREPFLDRALAEFAFQVPGDLKLQGNVTRWAYKEAVRDLLGPTLTDRKKRMFTVPIGEWFKDTLRPLTRTLLTEGPFLDRGVFDQQTVTDVLARHEGGSANHTREIRQLVAFELWCRTFLDSDGSAPVDVDALMAPI, encoded by the coding sequence ATGTGCGGCGTTTACGGCTACTTTGACCGCAAGGGGAGGGGGATGCCCCAGGCATTGGTGGACGACATGGCTGTCTCCCTACGCCACCGGGGGCCGGACGGACGCGGCGAGGACCACCGGGGGGCGTGCGCCGTCGGGAACATGCGCCTGGCGATCATCGACGTCGAGGGCGGCGACCAACCTTTCTTCAGTGACGACGGGGCGGTGTCGGTCGTCCAGAACGGGGAAATCTACAACTACGTGGAGTTGCGTCGAGAATTGGCGGCGGCCGGCGTCGTGTTCCGCACCCACAGCGACACCGAAGTGTTGCTCCACCTCTACCTCCGCCACGGTGCCGCGTTCCTCGACAAGCTGAGCGGCATGTTCGCGATAGCGGTCGCGGACCGGCGGACGGGGACCATGCTCGTCGCCCGCGACCCCATCGGGGTCAAGCCGCTTTTCCTGGCCGACGACGGCGACCGGGTGCTCTTCGCCTCGGAGATCAAATCACTGCTGCGGGCCGGGGTGCCCCGGCAGATGGACGACGAGGCCCTCCACCACTACCTGAGCTACGGCTACGTTCCCGCGCCATGGACGCTGTTCAAGGGTGTCAGGCATCTGATGCCCGGTTGCCTGATCGAGGTCTCGGCGCACAAGACCGAGGTCAGGCGCTGGTGGGACCTGACCAAGCAGGAGCAACGCCCCTGGACCATCGACGAGTTCAAGGACACGTTCCAGTCATTGCTGAGCCGTTCGGTCGAGATCCGGATGCGCGCCGACGTGCCGTTCGGCGCGTTCCTTTCCGGCGGCCTGGACTCCAGCACAGTCGTCGGTTTGATGGGCCGCCACACCGACAAGCCGGTGAGGACGTTTTCGATCGGCTTTCACGACGAGCGGTTTGACGAGAGCGAATACGCGCGGCAGGCGTCGGACCGGTTCGCCACCGACCACACCCTGGACTTTGTCGGGCCGGAGATCGTCGCCGACTGGGCGAAGGCGGTTTACCACTGCGACCAGCCTCACAGCGACGTTTCGTTCTTGCCGACGATGCGCCTTTCCCAACTGGCGGTGGAACACGTCAAGATGGTGCTGACCGGGGACGGTGGCGACGAGTTGTTCGGGGGTTATGAGAAGTACACCGACTTCTTCGTCAAGGACGTCGCTGGGCTCAGTGACCGCCAGTTTGGCGACACGTACCACGACCACATCTCCCTCTTCACCGAGGACCTGAAGAGGTCGCTCTACTCTCCGGCCCAGCGGCGGGTGGCGTCGGACTGGGACACCCGGACGGTGACCCGGGCCGCCCTTGACCAGGTGCCGCATTGGGACCGGCGCAACCAAGCCATGTGGTTGGACGTCGCCCTCCTCCTGCCGGGGAACAACTTGGTCAAGCCCGACCGCATGGCGATGGCGGTATCGCTGGAGGCACGTGAACCGTTCCTGGACCGGGCCCTGGCCGAGTTTGCCTTCCAGGTGCCGGGTGACCTCAAGCTGCAGGGCAATGTGACGCGGTGGGCGTACAAGGAGGCAGTGCGAGACTTGCTCGGGCCGACCCTGACCGACCGCAAGAAGCGCATGTTCACGGTACCGATCGGCGAATGGTTCAAGGACACCCTGCGGCCATTGACCCGTACCCTCCTGACCGAGGGGCCGTTCCTCGACCGGGGGGTCTTCGACCAACAGACGGTCACTGACGTTTTGGCGCGTCACGAAGGGGGCTCGGCCAACCACACGCGCGAAATCCGCCAGCTTGTGGCCTTCGAACTGTGGTGCCGCACGTTCCTCGACTCTGACGGTTCCGCGCCGGTCGATGTCGACGCCCTTATGGCGCCGATCTAG
- a CDS encoding acyltransferase, translating to MNKPKARVESVDVLRGLFAAAIMVYHSLTWTELVHADWGTRLLHFVGIYGVEAFFIISGFSMAYVYGGKDFKKRSTWADFGLKRFARIWPLYVCATLVATTFRLVQKSDHGLDPANLALNATLLFGFVDPARSSIVGGWSIGVEMVMYALFPLLVLARQAGRAPFVITVGALAGLSAWMTSRLDPALPLADQWSAYVHVANHAVLFALGMAVVDITSARTSQTSAKPWLGTVLATALLVALALLFGGTETAVVTGWARLLLVASSLALVIAVVPVPVGPGPLGKAGTRLGALSYAVYLLHPFVFNGLRLVAKGLPAMALVGATWLLTLVLAQAVYTYLEMPAQNWIRRLGTARSAP from the coding sequence ATGAACAAGCCGAAGGCCAGGGTCGAGTCCGTCGACGTCTTGCGGGGGTTGTTCGCCGCCGCGATCATGGTCTATCACTCCCTGACGTGGACGGAGCTTGTCCATGCCGATTGGGGCACGCGGTTGCTCCACTTTGTCGGGATCTACGGCGTCGAAGCCTTTTTTATCATCTCGGGCTTCAGCATGGCCTACGTCTACGGCGGCAAGGACTTCAAGAAGCGGTCGACGTGGGCGGACTTCGGCCTGAAACGGTTCGCCCGGATCTGGCCGCTTTACGTCTGCGCGACTCTTGTGGCCACCACGTTTCGGCTCGTCCAGAAGAGCGACCACGGCCTCGACCCCGCCAACCTGGCCCTGAACGCGACCCTTCTGTTTGGGTTCGTCGACCCGGCACGGTCGTCCATTGTCGGAGGTTGGTCGATCGGGGTCGAGATGGTGATGTACGCCCTGTTCCCGTTGCTCGTGCTTGCCCGGCAAGCCGGGCGGGCCCCGTTCGTCATCACGGTCGGGGCACTGGCCGGACTGTCCGCGTGGATGACTTCCCGACTCGACCCCGCCCTGCCCCTCGCCGACCAGTGGTCTGCCTATGTCCATGTCGCCAACCACGCCGTGCTCTTCGCCCTGGGCATGGCGGTCGTCGACATCACGTCCGCGAGGACAAGTCAGACCTCCGCCAAACCCTGGCTGGGAACGGTCCTCGCCACCGCCCTTCTGGTCGCCCTCGCCCTTCTATTCGGTGGCACGGAAACCGCCGTGGTCACGGGATGGGCCCGGCTGCTTCTTGTCGCTTCAAGCCTCGCCCTCGTCATCGCAGTCGTGCCCGTCCCTGTCGGGCCTGGTCCACTTGGCAAAGCGGGCACGCGTTTGGGAGCACTCAGCTACGCCGTCTACCTGTTGCACCCGTTCGTCTTCAACGGGCTCAGGCTGGTGGCCAAGGGCTTGCCGGCTATGGCCTTGGTCGGCGCGACATGGCTCCTCACCCTTGTCCTCGCCCAAGCGGTCTACACCTACCTAGAGATGCCCGCCCAGAACTGGATCCGTCGACTGGGGACGGCTAGATCGGCGCCATAA